The window CTGTAGCAATTATACTACAGTTTATGAAACAAGTACATATTTAAAACACACCTATTGGGAACCAGTTTAACTCACTGGTTCAGCAGGCTCCCATATGCCTTCTGGCTAGAATACAGCAGCCCAGGTCTGAGTCCAACCTGTGGCCCTTTGCAGCGTATCTTACCCTGCTCTCTTTCCCATCTACTCGTCACTGCTGAACTGTCTTTTGTCAAATAAAGGCCAAAAgatcaaaaaaaaacatgcacacacacttacaaggttcttatttaaaaaataaataaataaaaaattagctcaaaagaaaaaagctagACAGAGACAAGTTTTTCTACATGTCTACATGGATGTAGCTTAATAAGCCAGCAAGTCATAGCTGGTGAACCTAAGTACCTGACTAGCAAGGTTAACTACATAAATCCAGTCACTGACCAGAAATGTGTAACCATTGTTTAGTAGTAGTAAATCTAACCATTGTTCATCTGAACAAGCTCTTAAATTAATAAAAGAGAGGTCCTTTTTAACTGCCCTTCTTGTGTTTTCAAGGCAACGGGCCCAAGAATTGTGGAACTGGATCTACCAGCTGGAATCTGAGAAGTTTGATTTCATGGAGCGCATGAAGCACCAGAAATATGAGGTAATAATGTCACTGcaaccaatcacatggctgGAACTGAATGCATTTAGGACAGACATGGTCAAGAAAggatcagaatggggaagaaagatgatgTAAGCTGCTTTAATGTGACTactgtgattttcttttaaacaccacagcctactgTATTGTTGTTGACCGTGTCCATCCCATTATGTCTACATTCTATACCACAgtgccatcttctgatggcaggataatgcaccatgtcacaatgCTCGAATCACCTCAAAATCGGTTTCTCGAACATGATTGACTATGGACCTTATTCATTAATATGTGCCAGTTTTGTTCTTATCACTGTGCATATGTTAGCAAATCAGAATCATTCTAAATTGATGGGCTTGTGCATGCCATCTGCATACTGTCATGCTCCTGTTTCTCTATATAAGGAAACAAGTCTCTTGAGTGATGATGTTGCAAGAAAGCAGCTCCACCAACTAAAAAAAgcaggagaaagaagaagaaaatgaaacaatagTATCAgaggaggaagccagaaaagGTGAAGCTTCCTAAAGTGTTTACACAGGAGTGACGAAGGTTACAAGAAGACTGAAATAACAGATGTTCTGATTTTCTCTGGAGCTCCAGAGATttccatgacctggatgactgagaacctacacagacagatttttaaaggggacatatcatgcaaaatccacttttttagcccttaaataaatttttttgtgtactttgagtgtctagaagtGCAGAAAATTTGAATGTATTCTTTCTTggtgctgcgtagatatctttatattctttttgggtcatatttttcagttttctctattccctgtTACGTTTCCTTGTCTATTatgtcacagtatttgctgtggaattGCTAAACAAGGTCACGGACTTCCGACTAACCAATTTCGTgaatctgccatttttttcttgcagcaattttgtagtccaagttcagttatgccaaagttgcaagtagacaagtcaaaatgatcggttgttgggtgtattaacTGGCACGATTACTTACATCGCCCCCCGGCATCAGAGCCTCTATGAAGTGGCTGTTTCTCTGCTGGTAGATAATTgtatcgctgctatcaaactacaaaaatggccaaacGGGGTGGAGTGGAGTGCTCTGCGACCTGGAGAGGGGCTTGGCGTGAAATatctcattcatatttagaaaGACTGCACCAAAATGAGCTGCTGTAAGACGCGCCTCAGAACAGGTATAAACGAGGGGTCTTTGGAGCTACAATaatgaggaattcagaccaaagcattgcagttctactttatatagaccacaagtgaatgatttatatatgaaaaggaaggatttaaaagcatatgTCCCCTTTAATTATTGTGTCCcctgagacactcactgtggctcaagcaaaaacaaagaagaagttTACACAGTTTATGCAAATACATATTTCTGCAAATGCGCTGTTTGTAAATGAGGCCcagtgagttcattgtactcaaacAGTGACCAGATGTTTTAGGCAGACAAtgctttaaaaagacagaagatAAAATGTTGCGCTTCAGAAAGAGGAGGGGCTGCATTAAGGGTCAGTGTAAGATAAATAAGGGTCAACTCTGAATGCTGAGAAAATCTGCGAAATCTGCAGTCTGTGCATGTTTTACTGTCTCAGTGGAAAACACTGTCCAACAGAAACAGGAGCCACTGGtgctgtaaatgtaaatattcatACATCCTTTCTGATACTGTTGATCACTTTAATTATTACTCATCATGGCAATCATAGAATTTCTCATTAGTATTGTCTCTCTGTGCAGATCATTGTGCTGCTGAACAGAATCCAACATGCCCAAAAATTGTGAGTAGTTACTTTTATACAAAAGGTCAGATTTTTCCGTTGCTTCTCCTTCCTGTTGTAGTACTTTGTTACTTTCCTTCATTCTTTGTCCTCCAGCAAAAAAGGCCACGGGAAAGGAAAGGTCGGCGGTCGCTGGAAGTAAACAtggaagcagctgaaatgaaATAGCGTGATAGatgacaaaaggaaaaacaaagcgGATGGCATTACCAGAATTACACATTTCTTCTCCGTGCTCCTGTAGTATCAGAGCCTTTCTGCTTTCATCTGTAGTGTATGATACATGTTTTCTCTCGCTCTATATTGATAATAAAACTGCACTGTCTTGTGTCCACTCAGTGTTATGATTCTGTGAAGGCGTCGATGTGCATCACACAGAGCAAATCTAATTAAACCACTGCGTTTGTTCTGCTTGTGGATCACAACTTCAACTTCCATTAGTATTAGTATAAATCAGCACCTactttcatttaatttactttacAGCTCATTTTTACTAACCGTGACGGCAAGTGCCTCTAAGAAACATGGGACACTGCTTAGTGGtccatctttttaaaaatctacagTAATCTGCAGTGActgagagagagccagagagagcctTCGGATAATAAATGTGAAGGTTTGATAGCCTTTTTGGCCAGACTAGTGTATTTATCATTTGACCAAAAGCTGAAGGTAGTTTAGAGCTGCAGACTCCGTCCATCATTGCTTCCAAAATGAGAGTGATGCCGGCACTTACgttcacagttcagaagatgcaATTTAATAAACATCTGATTCATTTAATAAAATGCATATGGATGCATTTCTGTGGCTGCATGTAGAATGTGGACTTTCCTAATTTCAAATTATCTATCAAAATATGGCTGCCACAGTTATAATAATCTAATGTGGGAAATAGAAAATATACCCTCTTTCACTCATAAGGTGCATGCTATTAATGCCCATATAGGgcatcataaaaaaaatcatctccttAATAGGTCTTAAAATTtggtaaatacaacctgagaTTAACTACCACACGTGACTCTGTCATtacttatttaacaaaaactaagtcaAACTGCAGAAGCAGTGAGTGAAACACCAAATCCACCCTCACTGCCTCCATAGGAATAAAGAGGGTCAGTAGCAGCAGTTAGTaatcaaatacatttgattCACTGATCATCAGTGAGTGTGAGCGCCTCTGTTATAACAGACGTTTTGTCAGTCTGctgctctggagcattcaggtgtgtgttcacACAATGCCAAgcaggaaagacatcagcattGATCTGCTGCTGCCTATCAATCAGGCAGCTGTCATTAGGCCATTTCCCAACTATCTGAAATCTGTAATTCTACAATGAgaattattcacaagtggaaaacttTCAAAACACGACAACATTCAAACTTCATGGGCCCACAGAGACAGCATTTTACACATCCCATGTCTGAAAACTTGAAAGGGACTAACTATGAAGCATTATCCTTGGGAATACCTCTGTGGCACTGGGAGGAGGTGATCTTAAGCCCAGCATGCTGCAACATGTATGTTGTAGTTCAGTCTGtcaaggtggtggtggtgactTGTGTTGGGTGCATATACAAGTAGTGCAGTGGTCAAGACTCTGGAATGTAACTTTTAATGAGTATCAATTTTGATTCATCACACTGTATTTGATGAGAGTGCTcaaataatgtaataataaaggATTTACTCGTAGTCATGAACCTATCGAGCATCATCATCTGTGACTCGCCTCGCCTTTCCAAAGCTTTACAGCTCGAGCCAGCTCTCTTTTTATCAATCCGTCCAACCACTTAGGAACAATGCCAGCAATGTTTCAACACTTACAATTATCTTCACACGTTCTGCTTTCATAGCTTTTAGGTAGAAAACCTGCTTTGCACCAGCTGCCCAGAAACAAACAACAGACAGACGGTTTAAAACTAGTTGGTGGAGACTGTGCAACATGTAGCAGCTGAAGAACCAGTCAGTTTGCTCAGGAGTTGGTAGATGTCACATACAATAATGTTGACATACAATAATGTTTGGGCAGTGTCACACCACCTTTCTGCTGCCCATGTTGCAGCTTATGCTAAATATATCTCATATATGGGATGCTTTTCTGGTTTTTAGCTTTGTGGCAAATCCTCTGCGTGTATTAAACTGAGCAAAAGGTTCAAATAGGTTCAAATGTGTGTCAGCTTCCTTCAGTTTCCAAAAGCAATGTAAACACATTAACCCTCAGAGACTCAAGTTGTCATCAGTGACAAAACCCTGTGTTTTGCTTTAGGGGTTTGGCCAAAGGCTAAgaaggaaatgaaaacagacaAAGTCAACAACCTGAGATGTTCCCATCCACAACCAGCATTATTTCCATACAAAGATCCTAAATTACGCAGCAGTCAGAGCCCACacgtacaatgtacaatgtggTGTTTTCAGTGCTTAGTTTAAATGCATGTGAagcatgcatttaaaaaaggtAACTGACTGTTACCACCTATAAAAATAACAAGAACACACCCCACTGCAGAACCTGAAAGGACAAAGGTCTCAGTCGACAACAAGTAACAACTCAAATAtaatgaattttatttattagctgTTACTAAACAGAAGATAAGCACAATTACTATTGACTGAAAGTTGGCTGGGACACTTGTTTCAGTCATGATTTTTTGCAACAAAAGCTTCAGTTCATCTGAGGTCTTACTGTGGGAAATAAGCGGAACATTGTCACCTAGAAATAAGCTAGCTATGGTGAAATGAGCCTGAGGAAAAATGAGCATAAAGAGacaggcatgtgtgtgtgagtgtgtgtgtaactgtcATATGTCATGGGTTGGCTCCAGCTTAATAGCTGACTTTGTAGAGCTGCATGAGAGAATGAGCATGTCAGGGTTTAACTGCTTTGTCCTCAGCAGTCTAAAATCAAAGTATAACAAAGTGCTCCCTCGGGTGGATTAATAATGGCACTGCCATGAAACCAGAGGACTCTACAGCAAGttctaattttttatttaattagttTATGTAACTATTAtagattcatatttttataatgTATATATTGTTTATGTGTTAAACCCATCGGATAGAAAACAAAGCTGAGCAGCGAGCGAAACAAGACGCAGCTCGTGGTCTCCGTGTTCATGTTGGGACTCCACCTGCTGTCTTATACATTCTTTGAAACAAGtcacattttccattttcaggAGAATCACTACTCTTCACTAGTATTGGTCCAATCTTAGTGAAACTTGTACACAGTGGTCACCTAATGGGTCCTCACTCATCCTGTGCTGAAGCTCGAGGTCAAGGCCgtaatttttatttcatggaTAGTGACAACTGATTTTCAAACAGAGTTAACTCTTTGTATACGGGTGACTTTTCAATGAAAGCTTGTGACAAATAGTATAAAATAAACTCTTAAGTAATGCTCCCTGCTGTGAATGGTTTTCTTtgtactttctttctttgttgtttgcCATTACTGCAGCCACTATGATTTGAGCTGAGGAAACAGActgtttttatgtctttattttcttttcctgtgaCACCCACCCGCCAACCCCCACCGGCCGCACCTCTCCGTAATTCCTCACTCACATGTTTGGCTCACTGCATCAGAGAAGGACGGAAAAGGACACACTGTTAGTCTTTCACTCATCACATTGAATcaggaagcacacacacacacacacacacacacacactagtacACAAGTATGCACACTGAACTCAGAGAAATCAAAAGTATCAGTGACAGCTACACTTCCTTTGGGAGATTCCAgtttgagaagaaaaaaagtctcCACACCTTCATTTTTGGATAACTGGATAGTGGCAGTAATAATACCAAAATTATGCAAGTCCATCCATGCACAGCTGTCATTGATTGGAAACATTTATTCAGCTATTTATTTACAATCACATTATATATATTGAAAGTAAAACCACAAAtggctttctttttttgaacACATATGACAGACATATGCATCAGTATACACACTTCATCCAAACACATAAGGAGAACAatcaaaaacaagtaaaaacatgaaactaAATGTAACAGATTTCATCATTTCACTGGCAAGTTTTCGGTTGTGTGGAAAATGAGAGGCGTGAGCGTGAATGAGAGGACAGCATAAAGGAGAGAAACGAGGAAAGAAGAGTCACATTTCAGCTCAGAGCCAGAATCTTAATATCACTCTGGTCATTTCTGGTCACTAGCTGGTCTACTTGTACTGTACATTAACAAAGCCACATTAGGAACCCACATTCTTAAAGATGAGTTATTTAATATTCACAGCAAAACGTTTCATGTTTCTCTCAAATGATGCAATGTTCAGCTCTCTAACCTCCATCATCAGCTGAAGACTACTGTAATAGTTTGTACAACTAATGGCAGGATAGCTGCTAACAGATTAGCACGCTTGCACTTAATCCTGCTGGTGGCCATGGGAACATGATACAATACACGTTTGTTGCTGGTCGCAGGAATCAAGCCACCAagggaggagcaggagaaaCTGAGTTTCTGTGAAACGCACAATTTTGGAGAAATGGAGTGATCGCTTTTTGCCATTTCTTCTAATCTTACTACCGTTGCAAAGTTAACTGATGCACAGTTATACCGATGCTAAAACAGACAATCGGGATTTTGACTACATGAGTGGGTGAATAGCTCAGCCATTAAATGGTGGTCAagtcaataaataataaagagtgGAAGACTTTCGCCCTGAAACTCAATAACATTTTCATCGGGAGAAATTTCTATGTGGCTTTGGAGGAGCACCTAACATCTGAAAAAATACCTTAGATGATGCCATCCTGTTAGTCTCCCAGCTCTGTGGAAGAACAATGCTAAACTGCTGttgtaatgcttttatttatactttGTGAACCACTCAACTGGTACGTCATTCAGAGGAAGTGTTCCTTTCCtctgtgatgagctgtgttgcagTTGCACATTTGTAAGTATTTCTGTGGGACGCACTCAGCGTAACAGTCATACAAAGAGATCCCAAAGTGACATTTTACAAAAGGAATTACGGTGTAAAACTGaaagatgtttaaaaatgtatgaaGTCAAGCATCGTGTTATAAAACTCTACAGTTGTTTGGTTTAATACTGAAAGAAAAGCCCACTGTATACTGATGATGCTGTGTGTTACTATGTGAGTGGCATTAGCGGATGGGGGCCTTCAGAGCAGCATCCACCTCCTCCTCGGGCAGCAGCGTGTGCCACTGGGCCACAGGACGTCTGGGATTGGCCAGCATGTCTGACCAGTGACGCAGCCCGACGCCTGAGGCGCCGTAGCCAATCCAGCACTTGCCGATGGGATCGTTGCTGCCCAGCTTGTCGTAGTCGTACACAGTGATCAGCACCTGGACTTTCTGTGTGAGGAGACAGATCAGGGTCAAATGtgcatttcacttttttcctcGTTGAACATGCAGCTGATATTGTAACGCCTTTGAGTAGACTGAGTTTATGATAGCTGGTAAAATTTTACTATTGAGTACTATTGGGGTGTCTGCGGCTCAGGTGGAGCAGGTCTTGTACTACTtaaaaggttggtggttcattCCCTGGCTGCATTTTCTTTATGACTgtgtcagtctctcacatcattgtggaggaattttggcccacattgcttcagttcattgaaggTTGTgggcatttatttatgcacagctctctttctgtcccaccacagcacttcagtcaggttgaggtctggactttgactggatcaTTGCcgcaccttcattcttttctttttcagccattttgttgcagatttgctgttgtgtttaggatcattgtcctgttgatgaCCGAGTTTTgctcaagctttagctgtcagacagacggcctcacactTGACTCTAGACTGCTTTGATAGGCAGCACCCTAACATGTCTTTATGACTTTTGACCTGCTGTTGTAACAGCTTCAAATAGAATATTTTCAAAACTTTGCTTTGAATTTTTGTCAGGGTCACaattatgttaatgttaaagaaGGTGAGAGAGTTTCTAAACAGGAGACCTCCAAGACCTCTGTGAACTTCCAGTTTCACAGATGCTCATGACAAAGTCCAGAATTAATGAGACATTGTGACCagtttttgatttaaaaaaaaaaaaaaaggatcgaGACAGTAAAAATAGTTCAAGTTGAACTTTGTTTATGGAGTTTCAGTTCCAGTAAAATTCCTTTTTCTGGGTGATTTGGAGAAGCAACAGCAGGGAATGCCGAGCAGCAGTGTAACAATAGCTGCCACTTACAAACAGCAGCTTCTTATGCACACATGCAAGTTTCTGTTTTGAATTTGCTTTGCTCCAAACATCTGTTATAGTTATTGTTTGGAAACAAATGTCATCAAGTCATGAATCCATTTCAATCCTTAACAAACTTTATGTATTATCAGAATCTTTAGATTCTGATAATACATAAATCTTTAAATTTAGTGGGCATAATCAACAGGACATtagtattgttttatttaaagatgGCAATATTCATAATGAGTCCTGTGATAGGCCGGTGACAGAGCTGAGGTGTACTCCAATTCTTgcccaatgacagctgggataggctccagcaatCTTGGAATTTTCAGTCTGAAACTGGGTCAGCGCCATTTCTAACAGTCTCTGTTTAAGTAGTGCAGAAGCTAGAAGTaaccacagaaaaaaatggatggatggatggtataaATAGGAGGTTAAACTGTGACGTCTGCAAACCTGGATCTGGGAGAATGGGATCTCGAAGCTAAAGCTCTCGTTGAAATAAGGGTTCAGAGTGTTTTGTTTGACTgacgtcttcttcttcttgagtcGTTTGCCGTTGTGTTGCAGCACCACCTTAACAAAGGGatctgagagaaagagacatCAGAATAATAAGTTAGCAAAGCTATCCAGTAGAAGTCTCAGTCTTTAATACGGGCACGCAGgcgagcatgtgtgtgttcaccTGACAGTCCTCCAACATCCATCTTCTTTAGATTCTTGGCTTCCATGATGTTAACTGTTAGCTTTCCCGCAGTGGGGACATAACGAAGGGAAATACAGATATCACCCAGCTTCTCTTGCTGTCGGGAACAAAAAATATACACAGAGATTTGGTTATCTTTCCCAAAATTGGTAGTTACTATTACATTTATCATATGTTTCCAGCAGATGAAAAACACATGTacctcctctttttctcctccaaCCAGATCCCGCCATTCGTGTATCGGCTGTCCGAGGTCTATAGAGTTCATGGGGATCTTGATTTCACCGATGACATCATGTTTACCAAAACGGTCAAAGTCAAAAACCTGCAGCACCAAAGTCTGACCGCCCAGTTCATTATACGGTATCTACAAATGCAGAGCATCAAAACATGTTCAGCTGTAAGGTGGTTTTGACCTCCTGgagaaaatgtgatttaaaaatgcagcacataATATCATCAATCTGATTCAGTGTAGAGACCTTAAAGGTGAAGGTCTCATTAAACACAGGGCAGAGGTTCTTGCGCTGGACTTTGGTCTcaaatttcttcttcttgtctggCAGCATATAAACTTTGACATAAGGGTCTGAGGTCCCACCCATGTCCATTGCTGGCAGATCCTGAGCCTGGAGGATTCCCACTATCAGctgaaagagaaggaggaaaacAGACGTCAGACAAATTCCCGTCAAAGTCATAAAATCCTCCTGCTGTTAGGTTCACCACACGTGTACCTGATTATCAGTGAAATTATAATCCAGTGTGT is drawn from Archocentrus centrarchus isolate MPI-CPG fArcCen1 chromosome 8, fArcCen1, whole genome shotgun sequence and contains these coding sequences:
- the syt5a gene encoding synaptotagmin Va isoform X2, with translation MPLVNMAEVRLRRAAEEEEKERPPPPPPVSHHQFNSMKNKFFNELTHLPMPMWAVGAIVVVVLALVACLGFCIYKKCFNKGKKAKKVRERKGGRGRRKKDKEGEEGEEKKEGEEGKEEEEKELFGKLEYTLDYNFTDNQLIVGILQAQDLPAMDMGGTSDPYVKVYMLPDKKKKFETKVQRKNLCPVFNETFTFKIPYNELGGQTLVLQVFDFDRFGKHDVIGEIKIPMNSIDLGQPIHEWRDLVGGEKEEQEKLGDICISLRYVPTAGKLTVNIMEAKNLKKMDVGGLSDPFVKVVLQHNGKRLKKKKTSVKQNTLNPYFNESFSFEIPFSQIQKVQVLITVYDYDKLGSNDPIGKCWIGYGASGVGLRHWSDMLANPRRPVAQWHTLLPEEEVDAALKAPIR
- the syt5a gene encoding synaptotagmin Va isoform X1, with the protein product MPLVNMAEVRLRRAAEEEEKERPPPPPPVSHHQFNSMKNKFFNELTHLPNHKLKLPMWAVGAIVVVVLALVACLGFCIYKKCFNKGKKAKKVRERKGGRGRRKKDKEGEEGEEKKEGEEGKEEEEKELFGKLEYTLDYNFTDNQLIVGILQAQDLPAMDMGGTSDPYVKVYMLPDKKKKFETKVQRKNLCPVFNETFTFKIPYNELGGQTLVLQVFDFDRFGKHDVIGEIKIPMNSIDLGQPIHEWRDLVGGEKEEQEKLGDICISLRYVPTAGKLTVNIMEAKNLKKMDVGGLSDPFVKVVLQHNGKRLKKKKTSVKQNTLNPYFNESFSFEIPFSQIQKVQVLITVYDYDKLGSNDPIGKCWIGYGASGVGLRHWSDMLANPRRPVAQWHTLLPEEEVDAALKAPIR